Proteins from a single region of Leuconostoc gasicomitatum LMG 18811:
- a CDS encoding adenine phosphoribosyltransferase, whose product MTVDLHNYVATVENFPEEGVSFRDLSPLMGNGVAYRQTIDAIANFAKDLKIDLIAGPESRGFIVGSPLAYALNIGFVPARKGGKLPRAAVSASYSLEYGGENVLEIHKDAIKPGQRVLIVDDLLATGGTINATREIIAELGGVVAGVAFIIELKDLQGREKIMRAGDVPFLSLMTY is encoded by the coding sequence ATGACAGTAGATTTACATAATTATGTTGCAACAGTTGAAAATTTTCCAGAAGAAGGTGTGAGTTTTCGTGATTTATCACCATTAATGGGAAACGGCGTCGCATATAGACAGACGATTGATGCAATCGCTAATTTTGCTAAAGATTTAAAAATCGATTTAATTGCAGGACCTGAATCGCGTGGTTTTATCGTTGGATCACCGTTAGCATATGCTTTAAATATTGGTTTTGTACCAGCACGCAAGGGTGGTAAATTACCTCGTGCGGCTGTGAGCGCGTCTTACTCCTTGGAATATGGCGGTGAAAATGTGCTTGAAATTCATAAGGATGCTATTAAGCCTGGTCAACGTGTACTCATTGTTGATGATCTATTAGCTACTGGTGGTACAATTAATGCTACACGTGAAATTATCGCGGAACTTGGTGGTGTTGTTGCCGGAGTTGCTTTTATTATTGAATTAAAAGATTTACAAGGTCGTGAAAAAATCATGCGCGCTGGGGATGTTCCATTTTTGTCTTTGATGACATATTAA
- a CDS encoding DsbA family protein → MIDIYHFSKPLSTHCLTTEQCLTNITSDIAQHAHLHFVPLINMDFIANLENHALNPSKNHRISDSSDILFNVILDFKAAQLEGNKKARNFLVQLQHELLINQKTYTSTLVAQLLDKIGINRANFLINRANNETISAIIKDQKFAEKIMQKKCATIALTFSKENETQVLTDFSVNDLVLEFAPHLTPTVDTDRLLQSLKSYAY, encoded by the coding sequence ATGATTGATATTTATCATTTTTCAAAACCACTTTCAACACATTGCCTAACAACGGAACAATGTTTAACAAACATCACCAGCGACATCGCGCAACACGCGCATTTACATTTCGTCCCACTCATCAACATGGATTTCATCGCAAATTTAGAAAATCATGCACTGAATCCTTCAAAAAATCATCGTATTTCCGATAGTTCCGACATACTTTTTAATGTTATTTTAGACTTTAAAGCTGCTCAACTTGAAGGTAATAAAAAAGCACGCAACTTTTTGGTTCAATTACAACATGAATTACTCATTAATCAAAAAACTTATACAAGCACACTTGTTGCTCAACTTCTGGATAAAATTGGTATCAATCGTGCTAATTTTTTAATTAATCGCGCTAATAACGAAACAATTTCAGCGATTATTAAAGATCAAAAATTTGCCGAAAAAATCATGCAAAAAAAATGTGCAACCATTGCATTGACCTTTTCCAAAGAAAACGAAACCCAAGTATTAACTGATTTTTCTGTTAATGATCTAGTACTCGAATTTGCACCACACCTAACGCCAACAGTTGATACAGACCGTCTATTACAGAGCCTAAAATCTTATGCTTATTAA